One Nostocoides sp. HKS02 genomic window carries:
- a CDS encoding DUF1345 domain-containing protein, with translation MPDLTQEPAPANHSTSTSMLASAAGAGGPTWVRLAVAAVAGLVVGVALSFPMTWQYGLLLGWVSAAAVFVVWTWVTVWPMNPAATARHAVQEDPGRAATDLIILAAAVVSLGAVGLLLLGGSSAGGGKDMQAGVSVLGVAFAWAAVHTTFTTRYARLYYTTPKGGIDFNEDDPPRYRDFAYFAFTIGMTFQVSDTEIRTKEIRATVLRHALLSYLFGVVVIAATINLVAGLSK, from the coding sequence GTGCCCGATCTGACCCAGGAGCCGGCCCCCGCGAACCACTCCACCTCCACCTCGATGCTCGCGTCTGCAGCAGGCGCGGGTGGTCCGACCTGGGTACGGCTCGCCGTCGCCGCAGTGGCCGGTCTGGTTGTCGGCGTGGCCTTGTCGTTTCCGATGACCTGGCAGTACGGGCTGCTCCTCGGGTGGGTGAGCGCCGCGGCTGTCTTCGTCGTCTGGACGTGGGTCACCGTGTGGCCGATGAATCCCGCCGCGACCGCCAGGCATGCCGTGCAGGAGGACCCGGGCCGAGCGGCCACCGACCTCATCATCCTCGCCGCCGCAGTCGTCAGCCTGGGCGCGGTCGGCCTCCTGCTGCTGGGCGGCTCGAGCGCGGGGGGCGGCAAGGACATGCAAGCGGGAGTCAGCGTCCTCGGCGTGGCCTTCGCCTGGGCTGCCGTGCACACGACGTTCACGACCCGGTACGCCCGGTTGTACTACACCACGCCGAAGGGCGGCATCGACTTCAACGAGGACGACCCGCCGCGCTACCGCGACTTCGCGTACTTCGCCTTCACGATCGGGATGACGTTCCAGGTCTCGGACACCGAGATCAGGACCAAGGAGATCCGCGCCACCGTCCTGCGGCACGCGTTGCTGTCATACCTGTTCGGCGTCGTCGTCATCGCCGCGACCATCAACCTGGTGGCGGGCCTGAGCAAGTAG
- a CDS encoding ATP-binding SpoIIE family protein phosphatase, producing MAATVMGQVRAAARGAALISSDASAVMAALDRVVRDLDALWPASMPLGSNRARPGLAFGGELFVTMLYGIVDPDSGEVSLASAGHPLPALLFGHEARSQGARRATFVGMQVGPPLGIGGERPVHRLRLGVGDMLLAFTDGLIERRGEALDRGEQRLLEAIDALPPGSPRTVAQRVMDSMMTGYGQEDDCAVLAVGRSPDGHRRAAIVVPPMPESVKAARDWARQYLDDWGVTEPDQHTIVTGISELITNAVLHAGTESHLTIDLDSGVLAVTVADSGNRGEPLLTGADAMAVRGRGLSLVRAIADSFGAHRTSAGTTVWFEIAVELRTARL from the coding sequence ATGGCCGCCACAGTCATGGGTCAAGTGCGCGCGGCGGCGCGGGGAGCGGCGCTCATCTCGAGCGATGCCAGCGCGGTCATGGCGGCCCTCGATCGGGTCGTGCGGGATCTCGACGCCTTGTGGCCGGCTTCGATGCCGCTGGGCAGCAATCGGGCCCGGCCGGGACTGGCGTTCGGTGGAGAGCTGTTCGTCACCATGCTCTACGGCATCGTCGACCCCGACAGCGGCGAGGTGTCACTGGCCAGCGCCGGCCATCCGCTGCCGGCGCTCCTCTTCGGCCACGAAGCGCGCAGCCAGGGCGCACGGCGCGCGACGTTTGTCGGCATGCAGGTCGGCCCCCCGCTCGGCATCGGGGGCGAGCGGCCCGTCCACCGGCTGCGGCTCGGGGTGGGCGACATGCTGTTGGCCTTCACCGACGGCTTGATCGAGCGACGCGGAGAGGCCCTCGACCGCGGGGAGCAGCGGCTGCTCGAGGCGATCGACGCCCTGCCGCCGGGGAGCCCCCGCACGGTGGCGCAACGGGTGATGGACTCGATGATGACGGGCTACGGCCAGGAGGACGACTGCGCCGTGCTCGCGGTGGGCCGCTCGCCGGACGGGCACCGCCGCGCCGCCATCGTCGTGCCACCGATGCCCGAGTCGGTGAAGGCCGCGCGCGACTGGGCCCGCCAGTACCTCGACGACTGGGGGGTGACGGAGCCAGACCAGCACACGATCGTGACGGGGATCTCGGAGCTGATCACCAATGCCGTCCTGCACGCTGGTACGGAGTCGCACCTCACGATCGACCTCGACTCCGGGGTGCTCGCCGTGACCGTCGCCGACAGCGGCAACCGGGGGGAGCCGCTGCTCACGGGCGCCGACGCCATGGCGGTTCGTGGTCGCGGCCTGTCGCTGGTTCGGGCGATCGCCGACTCGTTCGGGGCCCATCGGACCTCGGCGGGCACCACGGTCTGGTTCGAGATCGCGGTCGAGCTCAGGACTGCGCGGTTGTGA